A genomic region of Runella rosea contains the following coding sequences:
- a CDS encoding WcaF family extracellular polysaccharide biosynthesis acetyltransferase — protein sequence MNTEKTYQRCKTDLSKYDNSWYKQPPFVKNVLWFITNAIFLNSYLLVPVSLKRLILRAFGAKIGTGVMIKPKVNIKYPWLLSVGNYVWIGEEVWIDNLTAVSLGDNVCLSQGAMLLTGNHDYTRSTFDLSVGKIVIEDGVWIGAKAMVCPNVVCHSHAVLAVNSVAVKDLEAYGVYQGNPAQWIRERKITE from the coding sequence ATGAATACGGAAAAGACTTATCAGCGGTGCAAAACCGACCTGTCGAAATACGACAATAGTTGGTACAAGCAGCCTCCTTTCGTAAAAAATGTGCTTTGGTTTATCACAAACGCCATTTTTTTGAATTCGTATTTGCTCGTACCAGTTTCGTTAAAACGCCTCATTTTGAGAGCTTTTGGCGCAAAAATAGGCACCGGAGTCATGATTAAACCAAAAGTAAATATCAAATATCCGTGGTTACTTAGTGTAGGCAACTACGTCTGGATAGGAGAAGAGGTTTGGATTGATAATCTAACGGCAGTATCGCTGGGCGACAATGTATGTTTATCGCAGGGCGCCATGCTTCTCACGGGAAATCATGACTATACCCGCAGTACTTTTGATTTAAGCGTTGGTAAAATCGTCATTGAAGACGGGGTTTGGATTGGTGCCAAAGCGATGGTGTGTCCCAATGTAGTTTGCCATTCACACGCTGTATTGGCCGTAAATTCGGTTGCAGTCAAAGATTTGGAAGCCTACGGTGTCTATCAGGGCAACCCAGCACAATGGATTCGAGAACGAAAAATAACTGAATAA
- a CDS encoding threonine aldolase family protein, which yields MSIDLRSDTLTKPTQPMLEAMFSASVGDDVFGDDPTVNALEEKAARLFGMESALFCASGTMTNQLAIRVHTRPGSEIICDKNSHIYLYEGGGIALNSFSSVKLLEGDRGRINAQQVRDAVNNPDDVHAAVSRLVSLENTMNKGGGCYYNLSDIQDIRLVCNEHGLGLHLDGARLFNALVETGESPVEYGRVFDSISICLSKGLGCPVGSLLLGTKDFVKQARRFRKVMGGGWRQAGYLAAAGIYALDHHVERLREDHIRAQAIGQMLQQLPEVEEIFPIDTNIVIFRLPETILAVDYVAQLAQKGIRAVTFGKHLVRFVTHMDFTDQQLEELGKRL from the coding sequence ATGTCCATCGACCTTCGTTCTGATACCTTGACTAAACCTACTCAGCCCATGCTTGAAGCCATGTTTTCCGCTTCTGTTGGCGACGATGTTTTTGGCGACGACCCGACAGTTAATGCGTTGGAAGAAAAAGCCGCCCGATTGTTTGGAATGGAATCGGCCTTGTTTTGTGCTTCGGGAACCATGACTAATCAACTGGCGATTCGAGTGCATACGCGTCCGGGTAGTGAAATAATTTGTGACAAAAACTCTCACATTTACCTGTACGAAGGAGGAGGCATAGCGCTGAATTCGTTCAGTTCGGTTAAGTTATTGGAAGGCGACCGTGGTCGTATCAACGCGCAGCAGGTACGAGATGCCGTCAATAATCCCGATGATGTTCATGCGGCTGTATCGAGGCTCGTTTCGCTCGAAAATACGATGAATAAAGGCGGCGGATGCTATTATAATTTGTCGGATATTCAGGACATTCGCCTGGTTTGCAACGAGCATGGTCTGGGCTTACATCTTGACGGCGCTAGACTATTCAACGCTTTGGTCGAAACGGGCGAGTCCCCCGTGGAGTACGGCCGTGTGTTTGATAGTATCAGTATTTGTCTTTCCAAAGGGCTGGGGTGCCCAGTTGGGTCGTTGTTGTTGGGTACGAAGGATTTTGTAAAACAAGCGCGACGATTCCGAAAAGTAATGGGGGGCGGCTGGCGACAGGCGGGTTATTTGGCCGCGGCTGGTATTTATGCCCTTGATCACCACGTAGAGCGTCTGCGCGAAGACCATATCCGGGCCCAAGCTATTGGGCAGATGCTTCAACAACTTCCTGAAGTAGAGGAGATTTTTCCGATTGATACCAACATTGTCATCTTTCGTTTGCCCGAAACTATCCTTGCCGTTGATTACGTGGCGCAATTGGCGCAAAAAGGGATTCGGGCCGTTACGTTTGGCAAACATTTGGTGCGGTTTGTGACACACATGGATTTTACGGACCAACAGTTGGAAGAATTAGGGAAAAGATTGTGA
- a CDS encoding tetratricopeptide repeat protein, translating into MHSPYYMGAMAKYCDLAIGGHPSARPTGEEQAAWFAKHLRKKGEQGADWEVPGVESLKKVYCKMRRSPWSCSFDESTLNKVCGMIGKDVEFADFETYEDFKKWMGEPPNGDENWLAIIARERIQQLFEETEKQKLLIRNAENTARSLTFDIEKIEQYFAVGNLSALEANKYAKFQKKQLEQLEKLADFAIQEIATESFIKAFNTVFVYDNNKIITITLTAKLWNFAWKIDQHLKGLVKPSPEMLRYMLDLKCNLMKTAGAMDKNEIAQQLNREFLELIDETAPRNTFDLSPLILYHLGNCFINPHFYHLNPAYHPNVDELISQKSHSPLYYYLLGIIQYYRGRQFYAAAVQNLHHALEHWSKTELNKSVEAGHAYYLLSKIQQEMGYFGESISLSEKANVILCNVAEMDTFIENHSVSAKKNAHNIEKEHR; encoded by the coding sequence ATGCATTCTCCCTACTACATGGGAGCAATGGCTAAGTATTGCGATTTGGCCATTGGTGGTCATCCTTCTGCCCGGCCTACTGGGGAGGAACAGGCTGCTTGGTTTGCCAAGCACCTTCGTAAAAAAGGTGAGCAAGGGGCCGATTGGGAAGTGCCTGGTGTAGAAAGCCTGAAAAAGGTTTACTGTAAAATGCGCCGCTCCCCGTGGAGTTGTAGCTTCGACGAATCGACGCTCAATAAAGTATGCGGTATGATTGGAAAGGACGTTGAGTTTGCTGATTTCGAAACGTATGAGGACTTCAAAAAATGGATGGGTGAGCCGCCAAACGGGGACGAAAATTGGTTGGCAATCATTGCCCGCGAACGCATCCAACAGCTTTTTGAGGAGACTGAAAAACAAAAATTGTTGATACGAAATGCCGAAAACACGGCCCGTTCGCTCACGTTTGATATTGAAAAGATTGAGCAATACTTTGCGGTTGGGAACCTCTCGGCGCTGGAAGCGAATAAGTACGCTAAGTTTCAAAAAAAGCAACTGGAGCAACTGGAAAAACTTGCGGATTTTGCCATTCAGGAGATTGCTACCGAGTCGTTTATAAAAGCCTTTAACACGGTATTTGTGTACGACAATAATAAAATTATAACTATCACCCTTACCGCAAAACTTTGGAACTTTGCGTGGAAAATAGACCAACATCTAAAAGGATTGGTAAAGCCCAGCCCAGAAATGCTCCGCTATATGCTGGACCTCAAATGCAATTTGATGAAAACAGCGGGGGCAATGGACAAGAACGAAATAGCCCAACAGCTTAACCGCGAATTTTTGGAACTGATTGACGAAACCGCTCCCCGCAACACGTTTGATTTATCCCCTTTGATTTTGTATCATTTGGGCAATTGCTTCATCAATCCGCACTTTTACCACTTAAACCCAGCGTACCACCCCAACGTTGATGAGTTGATTTCCCAGAAATCGCACTCGCCGTTGTATTATTATCTGCTCGGTATTATTCAATATTACAGAGGTCGTCAATTTTATGCGGCGGCGGTTCAAAACCTCCATCATGCACTTGAGCATTGGAGCAAAACTGAGCTGAATAAAAGCGTAGAAGCAGGCCACGCATACTATTTGCTGAGCAAAATACAACAGGAAATGGGGTACTTTGGTGAATCAATCTCGCTTTCCGAAAAGGCAAACGTTATTTTATGCAACGTTGCCGAAATGGATACTTTTATTGAAAATCACTCCGTTTCCGCAAAAAAGAATGCGCACAATATAGAAAAAGAGCACCGTTGA
- a CDS encoding MraY family glycosyltransferase gives MNADILIDVLRTQYQNILQHEVYQCLISFLIACAVSVTSIPVIINISGLLELKKKPNFRSAHQQETPEFGGIAIYASLLIAHFLWPHTNENTDSYLTSLAVVGLTILFFLGLKDDILVLDPNKKLLLQVLAVSTLILLGGLKVDNFFGIFGIHQIPDLISIPFTIFIFIALINAINLIDGVDGLAGGIAFIAGLSFGTWFLLNHHFSMACMAFSMSGALLGFLRFNFSKTSKIFMGDTGSLIIGFLLAFFAVKFIRLNVTYIHDSSAFFNAPILAVVLLIVPIFDTLRVFLVRILNRRSPFKADRNHMHHVLLDNGLNHFQTSITLWSMTIVNVIGYFLTFKYITNTQAFFVLVGLFFLYLLIGYVLKMRAVKMKRQVSWADVWKPQDLRSQRYSWAKRFIKGL, from the coding sequence ATGAATGCAGATATACTTATAGATGTACTCCGAACACAGTACCAAAATATACTTCAACACGAAGTGTACCAATGTCTTATATCTTTTTTGATTGCCTGTGCCGTATCCGTTACATCTATCCCTGTTATCATTAATATCAGCGGTTTATTGGAGCTTAAAAAGAAGCCCAATTTCCGGAGCGCTCACCAGCAAGAAACCCCCGAATTTGGCGGGATAGCCATCTACGCCTCCCTGCTGATTGCCCACTTTCTTTGGCCACATACCAATGAAAACACCGATTCTTACCTGACAAGTTTGGCCGTTGTAGGGCTCACGATTCTGTTCTTTCTGGGTCTAAAAGACGACATTTTGGTGCTCGACCCCAACAAAAAACTATTGCTTCAGGTATTAGCCGTTTCAACGCTTATTCTTTTGGGCGGACTGAAAGTAGATAATTTCTTTGGAATTTTCGGCATTCATCAGATTCCTGACTTAATCAGCATTCCTTTCACAATATTTATATTCATTGCCCTCATCAACGCCATTAATCTCATTGACGGGGTCGATGGCTTGGCTGGCGGGATTGCTTTTATTGCGGGCTTGAGTTTCGGGACGTGGTTTTTGCTTAACCACCATTTTTCAATGGCCTGTATGGCGTTTTCGATGTCGGGGGCTTTGCTGGGCTTTCTCCGGTTCAATTTTTCCAAAACCAGCAAGATTTTTATGGGTGATACTGGCTCACTTATTATCGGTTTTTTGTTGGCTTTTTTTGCCGTAAAATTCATCCGGCTCAACGTCACCTATATCCACGACAGCAGCGCATTTTTCAACGCTCCTATTTTGGCGGTTGTGCTTCTGATTGTTCCGATATTTGATACACTGCGGGTATTTCTGGTACGTATACTTAACCGACGTTCCCCGTTTAAGGCCGACCGCAATCACATGCACCACGTTTTATTGGACAATGGGCTGAACCATTTTCAAACTTCCATCACGCTTTGGAGCATGACCATTGTCAACGTGATTGGTTATTTTTTGACTTTTAAGTATATTACCAATACCCAAGCTTTCTTTGTACTAGTAGGTCTTTTCTTTTTATACCTGCTTATCGGGTATGTATTGAAAATGCGAGCGGTAAAAATGAAGAGGCAGGTATCGTGGGCCGATGTATGGAAACCACAGGATTTACGCAGTCAGCGTTACTCATGGGCAAAGCGATTCATTAAAGGATTATAA
- a CDS encoding endonuclease/exonuclease/phosphatase family protein, whose product MNKSLFLGVLFALLVQNVYSQKNTPIVVATYNVRYNTPNDGVNAWPNRKEEVKALIRYHEFDIFGTQEGLRGQLDDIAELQEFTFFGAGRDDGQKAGEHSAIFYKKDRFKVLQSGNFWLSQTPDKPSKGWDATCCNRICSWVKFKDATTKKEFYFFSVHFDHQGVEARRQSGKLMVQKIKEIAKDAPTICVGDFNSTPETEQIIEMQTLLSDAKKVSAMAPYGPEGTFNSFKFDAPMKNRIDYIFASKQISVLKYGVLTDAKEQRYPSDHQPVVAKVVIN is encoded by the coding sequence ATGAACAAAAGTCTGTTTTTAGGGGTGCTATTCGCACTCTTGGTCCAAAACGTTTATTCACAAAAAAACACCCCGATTGTGGTGGCCACGTACAATGTGCGGTATAACACACCCAACGACGGCGTCAATGCCTGGCCTAACCGCAAAGAAGAAGTAAAAGCACTGATTCGCTACCACGAATTTGATATTTTTGGCACGCAAGAAGGCTTGCGTGGGCAGTTGGACGACATTGCTGAATTGCAAGAATTTACGTTTTTTGGCGCTGGTCGCGATGATGGCCAAAAGGCGGGCGAACATTCGGCCATTTTCTACAAAAAAGACCGTTTTAAAGTCTTACAATCGGGCAATTTCTGGCTAAGCCAAACCCCTGACAAACCTTCCAAAGGATGGGATGCTACCTGCTGCAATCGTATTTGTTCGTGGGTAAAATTCAAAGATGCCACAACGAAGAAGGAGTTTTACTTTTTCAGCGTGCACTTTGACCACCAAGGCGTAGAAGCCCGCCGCCAGTCGGGGAAATTGATGGTGCAGAAAATCAAAGAAATTGCCAAAGATGCTCCTACGATTTGCGTCGGAGATTTTAATTCCACGCCCGAAACCGAGCAAATTATCGAAATGCAAACGCTGCTTAGCGATGCAAAAAAGGTTTCGGCCATGGCTCCTTATGGCCCCGAAGGCACATTTAACTCCTTCAAGTTTGACGCACCGATGAAAAATCGAATTGATTACATCTTTGCAAGTAAGCAAATATCTGTCTTGAAATACGGCGTCCTGACAGACGCAAAAGAGCAACGCTACCCTTCTGACCATCAGCCCGTTGTGGCAAAGGTCGTGATTAACTAA
- a CDS encoding ABC transporter ATP-binding protein — protein MQNPYISLLRIAWRYARQQKGRYLLVYGLFVLANIVYALNPLLYGWFIEAIQKEGTGVIDHVWMYAGGYLFLMLLEWAFHGPARVMERELAFNLSRNFLDELYHQALHLPVRWHQDHHSGATINRIRKAYEALKDFFQNGFMFFHAFAKFIFSFGAILYFSPFYGGIGVLIGVLTVWIIFKFDKPFIKALDETNEKEHVVSSTLFDSLSNIVTVITLRLEKRMQNSLMGKVAEIFPPFRRTVVINEWKWFVASVLIGIIYVVVAIGYVYENYVPNAVFLVGGLVTLLGYVNQFTSVFQDVAWQYTEIIRYNTDVQTARAIGEAYSQQHRAESDEILPTAWQTIQIQHLNFSHQELYDAEHKAHSLHDLSLSIKRGQRVAFIGESGSGKSTLLALLRGLYQAESGLKVNIDGKDFTGLETINDTVTLFPQEPEIFENTIEYNITLGLPFEETDIMTVCATAHFSEVIAQLPNGLQSNIQEKGVNLSGGQKQRLALARGVLAARSSDIVLLDEPTSSVDPKTEVQIYDRLFEEFSGKAVLSTLHRLHLLTKFDYVYILQNGRIADQGTFEHLRQNSAIFQDLWKHQEKIQG, from the coding sequence ATGCAAAACCCCTACATTTCCTTGCTTCGTATTGCCTGGCGGTATGCCCGCCAGCAAAAAGGGCGTTATTTGCTTGTGTATGGGTTGTTTGTTTTGGCAAATATCGTGTATGCCCTCAATCCGCTGCTTTATGGGTGGTTTATTGAAGCCATTCAAAAAGAAGGTACGGGCGTGATTGACCACGTGTGGATGTATGCCGGTGGATATTTGTTTTTGATGCTGTTGGAATGGGCTTTTCACGGCCCTGCCCGCGTGATGGAGCGTGAATTGGCCTTCAACCTCAGTCGCAATTTTTTGGATGAACTCTACCATCAGGCCCTGCATCTGCCCGTGCGTTGGCATCAAGACCACCACAGCGGTGCTACCATCAACCGCATCCGAAAAGCTTACGAAGCGTTGAAAGATTTCTTTCAAAATGGCTTTATGTTTTTTCATGCCTTTGCTAAGTTTATTTTTTCGTTTGGAGCCATCCTCTATTTTTCTCCTTTTTATGGGGGCATTGGCGTGTTGATTGGCGTATTGACGGTCTGGATTATTTTCAAATTTGATAAACCGTTTATCAAAGCACTCGACGAAACAAACGAGAAAGAACACGTCGTTTCTTCCACGCTTTTTGACAGTCTTTCCAATATCGTTACGGTGATTACACTTCGGCTCGAAAAACGAATGCAAAACAGTTTGATGGGTAAAGTAGCCGAGATTTTCCCACCTTTTCGTCGTACGGTGGTTATCAATGAGTGGAAATGGTTTGTTGCTAGTGTGCTGATTGGAATTATCTACGTGGTGGTCGCCATTGGCTACGTTTATGAGAATTATGTACCCAATGCGGTATTTTTGGTCGGAGGGCTGGTAACGTTGCTAGGGTATGTCAATCAGTTTACGAGTGTGTTTCAGGATGTGGCTTGGCAGTATACCGAAATCATTCGGTACAATACCGACGTACAAACAGCCCGCGCCATTGGAGAGGCTTATTCCCAACAGCACCGTGCCGAGTCAGATGAAATTCTGCCGACGGCTTGGCAAACGATTCAGATTCAACACCTGAACTTTTCGCACCAAGAACTTTACGATGCCGAGCACAAAGCCCACAGTTTGCATGATCTTTCGTTGAGCATTAAGCGCGGACAGCGGGTGGCGTTTATTGGTGAAAGCGGAAGCGGCAAGAGTACATTGTTGGCGCTGTTGCGCGGTTTGTATCAAGCAGAAAGCGGGCTGAAAGTCAACATCGATGGGAAAGATTTTACGGGACTGGAAACAATTAACGATACCGTAACACTCTTTCCGCAAGAACCTGAAATATTTGAAAATACGATTGAATACAACATTACGCTTGGGTTGCCATTTGAGGAAACCGACATCATGACGGTTTGCGCCACGGCGCATTTTTCGGAAGTGATTGCGCAATTACCCAACGGACTGCAATCAAACATTCAAGAAAAAGGGGTGAATTTATCGGGTGGACAAAAACAGCGTTTGGCTTTAGCGCGGGGCGTATTGGCCGCTCGAAGCAGTGACATTGTGCTTTTGGATGAGCCAACGAGCAGTGTTGACCCCAAAACGGAGGTGCAGATTTATGACCGTTTGTTTGAAGAATTTAGTGGTAAGGCGGTTCTATCCACGCTTCATCGCCTGCATCTTTTGACCAAATTTGACTACGTGTATATTCTTCAAAATGGTCGAATCGCCGACCAAGGAACGTTTGAACACCTCCGCCAAAACAGTGCTATTTTTCAGGATTTATGGAAACATCAGGAGAAAATACAGGGGTAA
- a CDS encoding 3-phosphoshikimate 1-carboxyvinyltransferase: MNSVIVNPPTQPIRTEIRLASSKSESNRALIINALTQFKGQLENISSARDTQTMMRLLQSSDVVADVLDAGTTMRFLTAYFAVTNQHKTMTGTPRMCERPIGILVDALRILGANITYKQNEGYPPTELNGFQYSGQNHLTIRGDVSSQYISALLMIGPMLPDGITLELTGEIGSRPYIEMTLQQMRAFGVTHEANWAAKTIRVPAQHYTPTHYAIESDWSGASYWYSLVALAKDAEIELLGLKENSLQGDSAIVKIMEHMGVKSVFTKHGVLLTKIPAEKAFAWDFTDCPDLAQTVAACAAVAGIEVTMTGIESLKIKETDRVGALQAELPKIGGELVELEQNTKYIVRRKAEMPDTPSSTPIIETYDDHRMAMAFAPVGMVFPIEISEPHVVAKSYPSFWDDLKKVTTIA; this comes from the coding sequence ATGAACTCTGTTATTGTTAACCCACCTACTCAACCCATTCGTACCGAAATCCGACTGGCTTCTTCTAAAAGTGAAAGCAACCGGGCATTAATCATTAATGCGCTGACGCAGTTTAAAGGCCAATTGGAGAATATTTCTTCCGCTCGTGATACCCAAACCATGATGCGCCTTTTACAATCGTCGGATGTAGTGGCCGACGTGCTGGATGCGGGTACGACTATGCGTTTTTTGACGGCGTATTTTGCCGTTACGAATCAACACAAAACCATGACGGGAACGCCACGTATGTGTGAGCGCCCGATTGGAATATTAGTGGATGCATTGCGCATTTTGGGGGCAAATATTACCTACAAACAAAACGAAGGATATCCACCTACCGAGCTTAACGGTTTTCAATATTCGGGCCAAAATCACCTGACGATTCGGGGGGATGTAAGCAGTCAGTACATTTCAGCTTTGTTGATGATTGGACCCATGTTACCCGACGGCATTACGCTTGAATTGACGGGAGAAATTGGTTCGCGGCCTTATATTGAAATGACACTCCAACAAATGCGGGCCTTTGGCGTGACCCACGAAGCCAACTGGGCAGCCAAAACCATCCGTGTACCTGCCCAACACTACACCCCTACGCACTATGCCATTGAATCCGACTGGTCGGGGGCGAGTTATTGGTATAGTTTGGTGGCATTGGCCAAAGATGCGGAGATAGAATTATTAGGTCTTAAAGAAAACTCCTTGCAGGGCGACAGCGCCATTGTGAAAATTATGGAGCACATGGGCGTAAAAAGTGTTTTTACCAAGCACGGTGTTTTACTGACTAAGATTCCTGCTGAAAAAGCTTTTGCGTGGGATTTTACCGATTGTCCAGATTTGGCCCAAACCGTTGCGGCCTGTGCCGCAGTGGCGGGAATTGAGGTAACAATGACGGGCATTGAAAGCCTGAAAATCAAGGAAACAGACCGCGTAGGGGCGCTTCAGGCAGAATTGCCCAAAATTGGTGGTGAGTTGGTTGAATTGGAGCAAAATACGAAATACATCGTTAGAAGAAAAGCAGAAATGCCTGATACTCCTTCTTCAACACCCATTATTGAGACTTACGATGACCACCGCATGGCCATGGCTTTTGCGCCCGTGGGCATGGTCTTTCCCATCGAAATCTCCGAACCGCACGTGGTGGCTAAATCGTATCCGAGTTTTTGGGATGATTTGAAAAAAGTGACAACAATCGCCTAA
- a CDS encoding glycosyltransferase family 2 protein has protein sequence MNDISVIILTHNEEKHIERCIQSLLHFTDKIFIVDSGSTDRTVAIAESLGANVMYNPWVTYAVQFNFGINHTPFKTDWLMRMDADEYVTPELGQEIKESLAALNNDTTGIYVKRRVMFMNQWIKRGGYYPIWLLRLWRKDKGICEELWMDEHIKLSEGTTVQFKNDIVDHNLNNLTWWTQKHNNYAIREVIDLLDIKYNFTEANRVIPKLLGTQDQRKRFLKLKYASLPLFTRPFAYFLYRYFVKLGFLDGKKGLIWHFLQGLWYRFLVDAKIYEVYHRVGKDKQDIIEFFRNEYGKDLSAVQNRPVEIRQ, from the coding sequence ATGAATGATATTTCGGTTATTATTCTGACGCATAACGAAGAAAAACACATTGAAAGATGTATTCAAAGTTTGCTGCACTTTACGGATAAAATCTTCATCGTAGATTCTGGCTCAACGGATCGTACCGTAGCCATCGCCGAATCGTTAGGGGCAAATGTAATGTATAACCCTTGGGTTACGTATGCGGTTCAATTCAATTTTGGTATCAACCACACGCCTTTTAAGACCGATTGGCTGATGCGCATGGACGCCGACGAGTACGTTACCCCTGAGCTGGGCCAAGAGATAAAAGAATCGCTTGCCGCTTTGAACAACGACACAACAGGTATCTATGTGAAACGCCGGGTCATGTTTATGAACCAATGGATAAAACGCGGCGGTTACTATCCGATTTGGCTTTTGAGGCTTTGGCGAAAAGACAAAGGAATCTGTGAAGAACTTTGGATGGATGAGCACATTAAACTTTCAGAAGGCACCACTGTCCAATTCAAAAATGACATTGTTGATCATAATCTCAACAACTTGACGTGGTGGACGCAGAAGCACAATAATTATGCCATTCGTGAAGTAATTGATTTATTGGATATAAAATACAATTTTACGGAAGCCAATCGCGTTATACCTAAACTTTTAGGAACGCAAGATCAACGTAAGCGTTTCCTTAAGCTGAAATACGCTTCTTTACCCCTTTTCACACGTCCTTTTGCCTATTTTTTGTATCGTTATTTTGTAAAGTTAGGTTTCCTTGACGGCAAAAAAGGCCTGATTTGGCACTTCTTACAAGGGCTTTGGTATCGCTTTTTGGTAGATGCCAAAATATATGAAGTATATCATCGAGTTGGGAAAGACAAACAAGACATCATCGAATTTTTCCGAAATGAATACGGAAAAGACTTATCAGCGGTGCAAAACCGACCTGTCGAAATACGACAATAG
- a CDS encoding DUF502 domain-containing protein — MLQNRIVKRILAYFGRGLILVAPTYFTFVIIKEGIGYLDSILPIYIDTSDKQTLYLPGLGLLIILSSIVFLGFIFSRFVPQSFFAFGQSILKQMPLVSLIYYSFKDLITAFVGDKRKFNQPVLVTVNQQSNLKKLGFITQTDLSNLQLEGYMAVYCPHSYAFSGELFIVSAEHIQVLEGLSSADVMKMIISGGVSIK, encoded by the coding sequence ATGCTACAAAATCGTATCGTTAAACGTATTCTGGCCTACTTTGGCCGTGGGCTTATATTAGTAGCGCCGACTTATTTTACCTTCGTAATTATCAAAGAAGGGATTGGGTATTTAGATAGCATTCTACCCATTTATATTGACACAAGCGACAAGCAAACCCTTTACTTACCTGGTTTGGGGCTGTTGATTATCCTTTCAAGCATCGTTTTTTTGGGATTTATTTTCTCGCGTTTTGTACCGCAGTCATTTTTTGCTTTTGGCCAAAGTATTTTGAAGCAGATGCCGTTGGTGAGTCTTATCTATTACTCCTTTAAAGACCTCATCACAGCTTTTGTAGGGGATAAACGGAAATTTAATCAACCTGTTCTGGTAACAGTTAATCAACAGTCAAATCTTAAAAAATTGGGTTTTATTACCCAAACAGACTTGTCCAATTTACAATTGGAAGGCTATATGGCAGTTTACTGCCCCCATTCGTATGCTTTTTCTGGAGAACTATTTATTGTTTCGGCGGAGCATATTCAAGTATTGGAAGGCCTCTCAAGTGCTGATGTGATGAAGATGATTATATCGGGCGGGGTATCTATCAAATAA
- a CDS encoding glycosyltransferase family 2 protein has protein sequence MKVSIITVVFNGEKTIRSCIDSVLKQSYSDIEYIIIDGKSTDTTPEIVKSYGTKIAVFLSEKDAGIYDAMNKGIALATGEVIGILNADDFYHDSFVIEHIVDRLKETNAEAIYGDLIYVDAHDTGRVTRYWKSGNYQKSNFLFGWMPPHPTFFLRSSSYKKFGTYRLDLGSAADYELMLRMMYKHGISVTYQPQITTVMRTGGVSNKSLDNRLKANTSDRMAWTLNGIKPYWFTLWLKPLRKVLQFVYKPKYTE, from the coding sequence TTGAAAGTAAGCATTATAACGGTCGTCTTTAACGGAGAAAAAACCATACGAAGTTGTATTGATTCGGTGCTCAAACAATCTTATAGTGACATCGAATACATCATAATCGACGGAAAATCAACCGATACGACACCTGAAATTGTTAAAAGTTACGGCACGAAAATTGCTGTATTCTTATCCGAAAAAGATGCTGGAATTTATGATGCCATGAATAAAGGCATCGCTCTAGCAACCGGCGAGGTAATCGGTATCTTAAATGCCGACGACTTTTATCATGACTCTTTTGTCATTGAGCATATTGTTGACAGGCTGAAAGAAACAAACGCAGAGGCAATCTACGGCGATTTGATTTATGTAGATGCCCATGACACAGGCCGAGTAACGCGCTACTGGAAATCTGGCAACTACCAAAAGAGTAATTTTTTGTTCGGATGGATGCCGCCTCATCCAACGTTTTTCCTTCGAAGTTCGTCCTATAAGAAATTCGGGACGTATCGTTTGGACCTTGGAAGCGCGGCTGATTACGAGCTCATGCTGAGGATGATGTACAAACACGGAATAAGTGTGACCTACCAACCTCAAATCACAACCGTGATGCGAACAGGTGGCGTCAGTAACAAGTCGCTTGATAATCGTTTAAAAGCAAATACAAGCGACCGGATGGCATGGACCCTCAACGGAATTAAGCCTTATTGGTTTACGCTGTGGTTAAAACCCCTCCGAAAAGTTTTACAGTTTGTTTACAAGCCAAAATATACCGAATAA